Proteins encoded in a region of the Rhodopirellula islandica genome:
- a CDS encoding DUF167 domain-containing protein: protein MSESNLSLDRQCEGLTWKFRVRVTPKAKKASVGGLHDGALKVSVHTVPEDGKANKAVIASLAKWLRVSKGRVAIVAGETSRLKTIVVEFKSQDEMNAADAKLKNELS, encoded by the coding sequence ATGAGTGAATCAAACCTCTCACTGGATCGACAGTGTGAAGGATTGACGTGGAAGTTTCGCGTGCGGGTCACTCCGAAAGCCAAGAAGGCATCCGTGGGTGGGCTGCACGATGGAGCGTTGAAAGTATCGGTTCACACGGTGCCGGAAGATGGCAAAGCCAACAAAGCGGTCATCGCTTCCCTTGCGAAATGGTTGCGCGTCAGCAAGGGCCGTGTGGCGATCGTCGCGGGCGAAACCTCTCGGCTGAAGACGATCGTGGTCGAATTCAAGTCGCAGGACGAGATGAACGCTGCCGACGCAAAGCTGAAAAACGAGTTGTCGTGA
- a CDS encoding acyl-CoA thioesterase, with amino-acid sequence MAFRRDPKTPAMTPDLPQHVFHLRVRYDECDPMGLVHHSNYLRYFEIGRTEFLRSAGGRYREVEEAGLYVVVVHIDCRYRASARYDDEIQIVTRIAKITAAKIIHEYEIRRGDELLVQATVTLAVIDKNGQLQRVPEALLT; translated from the coding sequence ATGGCATTCCGCCGCGACCCTAAGACGCCTGCAATGACGCCAGATTTGCCGCAACATGTGTTCCATTTACGTGTCCGCTACGACGAATGTGACCCAATGGGATTGGTTCACCATTCAAATTACTTGCGATATTTCGAAATCGGCCGCACGGAATTCCTTCGCTCGGCGGGGGGGCGGTACCGCGAAGTCGAAGAAGCCGGGCTGTATGTCGTGGTCGTCCACATCGATTGTCGCTATCGTGCCTCCGCACGTTATGATGATGAAATTCAGATCGTGACCCGAATCGCGAAGATCACGGCAGCTAAAATCATCCATGAGTATGAAATCCGCCGCGGGGACGAACTGCTCGTGCAAGCGACCGTGACATTGGCGGTGATTGATAAGAACGGTCAATTGCAACGTGTTCCCGAAGCATTGTTGACTTGA
- a CDS encoding sugar phosphate isomerase/epimerase family protein, with translation MRPDQPARSISNRRQFLCRLGTASAVGYAAYLAHQVSPSPLSTDANGLLGQGRALWAAEPNETGSSTSTGYLKQSLKAGMIRAEKSDAANPWIERFRIAKEAGFEGVEPNTSPGMDVQAMVAASAETGLTIDGTVGGYHWGTTHTSPEAATRKKAQQLLEESLQQTADLGANTFLIVPGHGKDGTAEEVRQRAFEALDRAVPLAEKLGVKILIENVWNHFLYDHGGDENQSAQPLAEFIDSFDTPWIGVQFDLGNHWKYGDVAEWVTTLGHRIGKLDIKGFSREQGRFTDVTEGDIDWASVRKALAGINFQGWVAAEVGGGDAERLKKIHGQIESALHCTKSLAQIKAETA, from the coding sequence ATGCGTCCTGACCAACCCGCCCGATCGATCAGCAACCGCCGCCAGTTCCTGTGCCGTCTGGGAACGGCATCCGCGGTCGGATACGCCGCCTACTTGGCTCATCAAGTCAGCCCCTCCCCGCTGAGCACCGACGCCAACGGATTGCTGGGGCAGGGCAGGGCACTTTGGGCAGCCGAACCAAACGAGACGGGCTCTTCCACCAGCACCGGCTATCTGAAGCAATCGCTGAAAGCCGGCATGATCCGAGCTGAGAAGTCGGACGCCGCCAACCCTTGGATCGAACGATTCCGAATCGCCAAAGAAGCGGGATTCGAAGGCGTGGAACCCAACACCTCACCCGGCATGGACGTCCAAGCCATGGTCGCCGCCTCCGCGGAAACAGGTTTGACGATCGACGGAACAGTTGGCGGATATCACTGGGGCACAACGCACACCAGCCCGGAAGCTGCGACTCGCAAGAAGGCTCAGCAGTTGCTCGAGGAATCGCTGCAACAAACCGCCGACTTGGGAGCGAACACCTTCTTGATCGTTCCTGGCCACGGCAAAGACGGCACGGCTGAAGAAGTTCGCCAGCGCGCCTTCGAAGCCCTCGATCGCGCCGTCCCGCTCGCTGAGAAACTGGGCGTCAAAATCCTGATCGAAAACGTCTGGAACCATTTCTTGTACGACCACGGGGGAGACGAAAACCAATCGGCTCAGCCTTTGGCGGAGTTCATCGACTCCTTCGACACACCCTGGATCGGTGTCCAATTCGACCTGGGGAATCACTGGAAGTACGGTGACGTGGCCGAGTGGGTGACGACGCTGGGACACCGGATCGGCAAACTGGACATCAAAGGGTTCTCCCGTGAACAAGGTCGCTTCACCGACGTCACCGAGGGCGACATCGACTGGGCCAGCGTCCGCAAGGCACTCGCGGGAATCAATTTCCAAGGCTGGGTGGCCGCCGAAGTCGGTGGCGGTGACGCCGAACGGCTGAAGAAGATCCACGGCCAAATTGAATCGGCACTGCACTGCACCAAATCGCTGGCGCAAATCAAGGCAGAGACCGCGTGA